GATCGGATGCGATCAAAATCCTCTTCATTGATGCGTCCTATCGCCCGCTCAAACTCCGCTTCCCGGATTTGCTTGTAGAGATTGACCTTGCGCAGCTCCAACGCAGTGTTCCGGGTAGCCTCCTCCTCACCAATCGCTACCACCTTCTTCGAGAGGAAAGGGACCAGCACATAATAGGTAGTGCTGATAAAGATCAGAAAAAGGATGATTGGGGCCAGGATCGCGTCCATCTTAGATGTTCAGCTCCTGCATTTCTTTCTCGATCCTTTTGAAAAACTCGTCGCTGTAAGACTTGCGAGCTACGCGCGCTGCCTGGGTAGCCGGGATTTTTATCCGGCTGATAAAATAGACCAACAATAGACCACCTAACAGCAGGATCGCCGCTGGCATGATATAGGCCAGCAGGTTAAAGCCCTGTGGTCGTGGCCGGGCCAGGATTTGCTCGCCGTAGATGGCCACGTATATATCAAGGATTTCCTCCTTGGTCTTGCCTTCAGCCAGCAGCCGGGCAATCTGGGCTTTCACCTGCCGGGCGGCCTCCGAATCGTGATCCCCCACCGGGCTGCCGTAACAGCAGGGAGCCATAATCTCGTACTCTAATTCCCGTTGCAGGGCATCCTTACCGGTTCCGGTCACAACCTGGCCGGACTGGTCTTGCTGGCCCAAGACAACCGCCACCGAAAAAACGAAGGCTATGGCAATAAAAAGGCGGGTCATGCCAATCTCTCCTGCAACAGCCGATCCGTTCGGCTGGGCCAAATGGCCACCAAGGTGCCAATCACCAGAATTATGCCCCCCAGCCAAATCATCTGCATCATGGGATTAATCATGATTTTCAGGGCAACGCTGTCGTTCTCAGCGTCCATTCCCCCTATAATC
This genomic interval from Candidatus Neomarinimicrobiota bacterium contains the following:
- a CDS encoding zinc ribbon domain-containing protein, which encodes MDAILAPIILFLIFISTTYYVLVPFLSKKVVAIGEEEATRNTALELRKVNLYKQIREAEFERAIGRINEEDFDRIRSDLITEVAEVIQQLEGPPGRQAPGGSSRTAAGVSECPSCGAAVSPGDRFCSSCGRGLLN
- a CDS encoding cytochrome c-type biogenesis protein CcmH; the protein is MTRLFIAIAFVFSVAVVLGQQDQSGQVVTGTGKDALQRELEYEIMAPCCYGSPVGDHDSEAARQVKAQIARLLAEGKTKEEILDIYVAIYGEQILARPRPQGFNLLAYIMPAAILLLGGLLLVYFISRIKIPATQAARVARKSYSDEFFKRIEKEMQELNI